A region from the Salvia splendens isolate huo1 chromosome 15, SspV2, whole genome shotgun sequence genome encodes:
- the LOC121766355 gene encoding aspartate--tRNA ligase 2, cytoplasmic-like: protein MDIVDGLFVKMFDTLNEKCAKELEAINKQYPFEKLKYLRKTLRLTFEERVHMLKEAGIEVDPFGDLNTETERKLGQLVLENSTILYHAMPCHDNSKYSNSFDVFIRGEEIISGAQRIHVPEFLTERAQACGIDVCTISTYIDAFRYGVLMVDLE from the exons ATGGACATCGTCGATGGCTTATTTGTGAAAATGTTCGATACCTTGAATGAGAAATGTGCTAAAGAGCTTGAAGCAATCAACAAGCAATACCCATTTGAAAAGCTGAAG TATCTACGAAAGACCTTACGACTTACATTTGAAGAGAGAGTACATATGCTGAAG GAGGCTGGCATAGAAGTTGATCCTTTTGGAGATCTCAACACAGAGACAGAGAGGAAGCTTGGTCAGCTTGTCCTTGAGAA TTCGACCATTCTATACCATGCCATGCCATGCCATGATAATTCCAAGTACAGCAACTCGTTTGATGTCTTCATTAGAG GTGAGGAAATCATATCTGGAGCTCAGCGTATTCATGTGCCTGAGTTTTTGACAGAGCGTGCACAAGCATGCGGGATTGACGTCTGCACTATATCAACATACATTGATGCCTTCAG GTACGGGGTACTCATGGTGGATTTGGAGTAG
- the LOC121766769 gene encoding aspartate--tRNA ligase 1, cytoplasmic-like, with protein MAFLVVREECFTVQCVLTVAPDLVSPQMVKFATSLSRESFVDIEGIVSMPSQPITGASQQAVPILPINIEDAARSEAEIEKALLAGEQLVRIFREYLLSNGFCGIHTPKLIAGSSEGGAAVFRLDYKGTPACLVQSPQLHKQMAICGGFNRVFEIGAVYRAEDSFTHRHLCEFIGLDVEMRIKKHY; from the exons ATGGCCTTTTTGGTCGTCAGGGAGGAATGTTTCACCGTTCAATGCGTGCTGACCGTGGCGCCGGATTTGGTCAGCCCGCAGATGGTCAAATTCGCCACCAGCCTCAGCCGGGAGAGCTTTGTTGACATTGAAGGGATCGTCTCCATGCCGTCTCAGCCCATTACCGGCGCCTCTCAGCAG GCAGTTCCTATACTGCCTATCAATATTGAAGACGCAGCTAGAAGCGAGGCTGAAATTGAAAAGGCTTTGCTG GCGGGCGAGCAACTTGTTCGT ATATTTAGAGAATATTTGTTATCTAATGGTTTTTGTGGGATCCACACACCTAAACTGATTGCGGGTTCTAGTGAAGGTGGCGCTGCTGTCTTCAGATTAGATTACAAAGGAACACCTGCATGCCTGGTACAATCGCCTCAGCTTCATAAACAGATGGCCATCTGTGGCGGTTTTAACCGTGTGTTTGAGATTGGAGCTGTATACAGAGCAGAGGATTCTTTTACTCATCGACATCTGTGTGAGTTCATTGGTCTTGATGTTGAAATGAGGATTAAGAAGCACTATTAA